The nucleotide window TCTCGAGGAAGCCTTCGCTGATCTTCATCCTCTGGGCCGGCATCTTGGCGAGAATTCCCTCGGCAACCTCTACGGCGAAGCCGAACTCGGGGTCATAGGACTTAAACTGATGGTGACCTTCGATGGTGGGAGTTACCCTGTTCCTTATCTCATCAAGCTTCTTCTTGGCCCCGCCGCCGAACTCCACCTCGTATATTTCCCTCCCCTCGATTATCTCGGTAGGAGCTGAGTACTTGTCGGCCTCCTTGAGTCTGTCAGCTATCTTCGAGAGCCTCACGAGCTCATCCCTGAGGATGTTCCAGTCCTTGTATGCCGCAGCCGTCCTCCAGAGGACGCCCCACTCTCCAAGGTCAACGCTGAGGCCGAGTATCCTGAGCCTCTCCCTCTCTTCAGGATCCTTTATCTTTCTTGAAATCTTAACATGCCTCTGGACGCCGATGGGCTTTGGAATAAGCACGGCGTAGTCGCCTGGAATCGTTATGAGGACGCTGAGGTGGGGGAGAACGTTGTGCTTCTTCACTTGGACGACAACTTCGTCACCCTCGGTAGCATCGGGAAGCTCCTCTATGAGGACCGTCCCTATGGCGTTCCCTATGTCCACGTAAACGTACCTGTCGTCCCTCTTCACGACGAGCCCCTTGTAGACCCCGTAGAGCCTGTAGGGGAGCCTCCTGAAGAAGACGTCTATGAACTCCTCTTCAAGGACCTTCCTTACATCCTCAACCCTCGTCCCAACTATCGTTATCCCATTGTTTCTGTCGTAGATGTCCACGTCGAAGTCGTCATAGCTCTTCTCTATGCCAAGCCTCTCAGCTATGACGTCGCTCGGCTGGACTATGCGGAAGCCCCTGTCGAGGAGTAGCTTGCTGAGGGCCGTGCTGTATATCCCCCTAATCCTCACCGCTACTCCTGAGTTTGTAGACACCTTCACCACCCCTTTCCTTTCTTTCCACAACGCCTATGAGTGTGAGCCCTTCGAGTATCTCCCTCACGGTCTCCCTATCTATTCCGGTATCGGCCGAAACGTTTCTCGCCTCAACCCAACCTAGTCCGCGCTCGTGCCATCTCTTAAGCGAGTCTTCAACCTTATGGACGAGGGAGGGATTCGAATAGAGCCAGTGGGCAAGGCTTGCAAGGATGTTTATCTTCCTTTCAATATCCTCAATCCTATTTAGACGCTCCAGTATTCCGGGTGGTAGCTTTTTCTCCTTTTCGCCATCCCCGAGCAGTTCCAGTAGCTCCACTTCCCCTACCACCTTTGCAAGCGCCTGGGACACGGAGTAATCGTAGACCCTGTGGAACTGCCACATTCTTCTCAGAACTCCCTTCAGCCTTTCTCTGTCCGAGAACCCCTTGATAGAACTGACTATTTCAAGGGCTTCCTCTATCCGGAACTTCATCTGATGTTCGGCCTTCTGTAGCTCCCTCACCGCCGTCTCAAATTCCCCTCCCACCTTAGAGGCCTCGGCGAGGAGCTGGGCCACTACAGACGCCTTCTCCTTAGAGATCGAATGGAGATCTGAGAGAATGACTTTAATTTCATCGAGGGCTTCAGCACTTATTAACTTCGTGAAAAGCTTCTCAAACCTTCTGTGAAGGTCCTCAAACCTTTTAACAAGCATTTTCATCTTGCTCAACTGGTTCCCCCAGAACCTTAGAAGGGCGAACTGATACTTTTACTTTTTGGCCAAATTTATTTACTATGGGGGCCAACCACCGCCTTGGAACCATAGAGTCGGAGGTGTTCAGGGATGCCGGCCGTGAAAGTAAGGAAGGAGAGGGCCGAGGAAGTGAAGAGGAAGCTTAAGGTCCTCGGCATATACGACGGCAAGAGGCGCCCCTTGAGGGAAGGTCTCTATGTTCTTCTCCCCGTGACCGACGCTGAGAAGGCTGGGAAGCTTGGCCTCGAAGTCCTCGACGTTGAGCTTCCCCTCAGGCCCGAGAGGCAGATATACAAGAACCTGGAGACGGTCCTCAGGGAGAGGCTGACGGAGGAGGAGCTGAAATACCTGAGGCGTTACGACATAATCGGGGACATAGCGGTCGTCCAAATACCGAGGGAGCTGGAGCATTGTGTTGATGACATAGTCTGGGCCATAAGGAAGCTTCATCCATTCGTCCGCGTCATAGCGAGGAGGGGGTTCCACACTGGTGAGTTCAGGGTTAGGGAGCTTGAGGTTATATGGGGTGAGCCCCGATTGGAGACTATCCACAGGGAGAACGGCGTCGCTATAAAGGTTGACCTTTCGAAGGTATTCTTCAACCCGAGGATGAAGGGCGAGCGCTACCGTCTGGCTCAGCTCGTCCGCGATGGGGAGCGTATTCTAATTCCCTTCGCTGGCGTCCTGCCCTATGCACTCGTCATAGCCCGGTACAGACGGGTTCATATAACTGCTGTCGAGCTCAATCCTGACGCTATACGCCTTGGTATTGAGAACATCGAGCTGAATAAGAAGAGGCTTAGAGGTGAGATAGAAGTCATAGAGGGGGATGCCTTCGAAGTCCTGCCGACCCTTCCGAATTACGACCGCGTGATAAGCCCCACTCCGAGGAGCGTTGATGCGCTCGCGCTGACGCTGGATAAGGCCGAGAGATGGCTTCACTACTATGAGTTCGTCCACGAGGACGAAATAGGGGCCTTCAGGGAAAGGATACTCCGCGAATGCAAGAGGCAGGGCAAGGAGTGCGCCCTTAGGGTAAAGAAGGTCAGTGACTTCAAGCCACACGTCTTCAAGGTCTGCGCGGACATAGAGGTTAAACGGAAGCATTAACTCAAAAGGCTTTTCTAAAATTTTGTGCAGACCAATACCGGGGAAGCCGATGCTGATAGACAGATTCGGAAGGCCTGTGACAAACCTCCGGATATCCCTGACGAAGGAGTGCAACTTAGCCTGCTTCTACTGCCACAGGGAGGGGCAGGACGACGGAGAAAGGGTCATGACACCCGAGGAAATCGAGCGGGTTGTAAGAATAGCCTCAAGGCTTGGAATAAGGAAGGTCAAGCTCACAGGTGGGGAGCCAACGGTAAGGGAGGACATCGTCGAGATAGTGAGGAGAATAAGGCCCTACGTGGTCGATCTCTCGATGACTACCAACGGGACCACTCTCTACAGGCTTGCGGAGGAGCTCAGAGAGGCTGGCCTCGACAGGGTGAACGTCAGCCTTGACACCCTCGACAGGAAGAAGTACAAGAAGATTACCGGCTTTGACGTCCTTCCCTGGATTCTCAGGGGGATTGAGAAGGCCGTGAAACTCTTTCATCCCGTGAAGCTTAACATGGTTGTCATGAGGGGAATAAATGATGATGAGATATGGGACATGATTCGATTTGCGGCCGAGATCGGGGCCGTGCTCCAGCTCATAGAGATAGAAGTTCCGAGGGAGATGGAAGATAGTCCTTTCTTCAGGGAGTTTTTCTACCCCTTGAAGCCCCTCGAGGAGGAGTTCGAGAGGCTGGCCCTCGAAGTGAGGGAAAGGCGGATGCATAGGCGGAGAAAGTACTTCATTCCAATCGATGGAAAGGTCGCGGAGGTTGAGGTCGTAAGGTCGATGCACAACACGGTCTTCTGCATGAACTGCACGCGCTTGAGGCTCACGGCCGACGGCTACCTGAAGACATGCCTCCTTAGGAAGAACGACCTCATAGATATTCTCGGTCCAATGAGAGAGGGTGCGAGCGATGCGAAGCTCGTGGAGATATTCAAAGAGGCAATACTCATGAGGCGGCCGTATTGGAAGTGAAAGCAGCCTTATGAATTATGGGAGCTTCTTCTGCTACATTTTACCATAACTGTTGTGCCGCAGGGTTCCTCTTAGTGCAGTCCTAGCAGAACAGTCAAGCTGGGAAGGAAATGTAAATATTACTTCTTCAGAAAGTTAGAGGAGATTACTTGCTTGCCCTTTTCTTCTCCTTGGATTTCTCTCCCTATTCCTTCCTCCTCTGATCCGTCTTTTTTGAACACAAAAAAATTTATATTAATAAAACAAATAATAATGATTTGAAGTGACTGCGCATGAAAAAATCGTGGTCATAATTTTGGTTAACTATATTATCCTTGCTCGTGTAATACTTAAGGTTCTGGCTCAGAGTTACGACGTGATATTGACTGACGGCCCAGGGCCGTATTTCTCGGCAAGTACATCCGTTGGCCTTTGTACCTTTGGCCTTAGCGGGAGCATATCTTATCCTGTGCCGGGAGATTTTACAAATGGAAGAGTTACGGTAATAGGTAAGGGATGTTAATAGGGTGGCACTATGAAAGAATTTATTGAGGGAGGTGGGTAAGATGAAGAGAAAATTATTCGTGTCTTAATACTATCCATTTCGAGCTTTGTTTTTGCTTATGCCTCAGGAGCTCCTGGAGAATATGAACTTTTAAAAGCAATTAAAACCCTTGAAGAATATAAATATATTCAGATTGTGGAGTTTGACAACTATCTAGTTACCTCGGACGAAGGGAAAACGTGAAGGAGATATTTTTGTATCACGGAAAGCTAATCGAAAGGGGCTACGTCAACTCAAGGGAAGGAATATTGGAGCAATCTCAGGAGTTTTACATCAATGGTTCGCTGGTAAGCAGGGGATACATCAAAATTGTTAACGGAAAGGTAGTCATGGGCCATCTTGAGCAACATGGTAATAGAATTGAGTAAACTAAGGAAAATTCCATTAAGTTAACGGGTCACACCCTTGATTTTGTGGCATCTAAGCTTGTGAAGCTCGAGCCTCTTAAGGTTGTGAAGATGGCAAGGTACATTAAACTAAAGACACCTTTAATTGACAGGTTCCTTATGAAGCTCGGACTCAAAGCAGAAAGCTATGAATATGATAATAGTTATGCCCTCTGGCCAGAAGTGGATAGTGAAAACCAACGAAAAAGGTGTTCCAATGAGCTTAGAAAACATTCCAGGCAATGATAAAGAACCAAAGGTGAGAATATTAATTGAGCCTATTTCTTCCCAATGAAGTCGAAGAGGGTAACCTGCCTTCCTTTCTTCTCCTTGGGCTTCTCTTTCTCTTCCCTCCTCTTCTCCTCAGGCTTCTTCTCCTTTTCCTCCCCTTCTTCGGCCTCTTCTTCCACTTCGACTTCTTCCTCTTCTATCTCTTCTATTTCCCCTTCAGGAATTTCCCTTTCTTCCTCCTTGGGTCTCATCTCCTTAAGTTTCCTTCTAAGGGCAAGGGCCTTACCCCAAATGGTCCCCGCCTTCTCGGAGTCAGTCGTTAAGAATGCTACCTCCTTCTCGCCCAGTCCGAGGAAGACCGTGAAGTGGGCAGCCAGCTCTAGGTTGTTCTCGAATATCGTCCTGAGGATCTTCATAGTCTCTATGGCCTCGAGCTTGCCCATGTGCATCCCCGACATTATCTTCTTTAAAATCGAGTCCCTGAGGGAACGCTCCTCTTTGCTCTCGGCCAGCATCTTGAGGCTCTTTGGGGGATAGAACTTTGCGAAGCCCCTCTTCTTGGTCCCCGCGACGGCGACGCCTGCCGTCATCATGTCTATGGCGTACTTCCAGAGGGAGTAGTTGCCCGTCCTCGTGGCTCTTCCGAGGTATATATCGGCCCTGCTTATCGCATCGTAGGCCCTTGCGACTTCCTCTGACCTGAGGTAGATGTAGGGGATGTTCTCGTCCACCCAGAGTAGGAACTCATCGGGCATCATATCAAGGTTCCACATTGCCATTTTAGCTTTCTTCGCGTTGTCGCTCCCGAACACCAAACCCAAGGCCTGGAACACCGTCTTTTCTACATCTCTGTAAGCCAGAATGGCCTTAGCATCCTCGTAGTCTCCAATGGCGACGGTCTGAAGGTCGTTTATCGCAGCTCTCAAATCGCCGCTTGCCCTCTTCGCTATTTCGTAGAGGAGATCCTTCGGAATCTCAAGTCTTTCTGCCTTTAATATCCTTAGGAGGGCCTTCACTATGTCTCTCTGGGTCAGCCGCTTGTACTCCACGAGCTCTGCCTTCTCCCTTATCTCCCTCGGAACCTCCCAGTACTTATTGGCTGCCATGATTATGGGGTTCTTTGCCTTGTCGATGAGTTTGGCTATTTCCTTGGCCCCGCTCGGCTCTATGTTGTCGGCCTCGTCAAGGAATATGAGCTTTCTCCTTTTCCCGAGGATATCCATGGTGTATGCTGCTTGCACATAGCGCTCTATCTTTTCATAAGTCCTCTCATCGCTTGCGTTGAGCTCTATGACCTCGAAGCGGTACTCGTGGGCGAGGGCGTACACCGTCGTCGTCTTCCCGCTCCCCGGGGGGCCGGCAAGGAGGAGAGCCTTCTTCTTAGGCCTTCCGTGAAGCCACGCCTCTATCCAGGCCCTGACCCTTTCAAGGGCCTGCTCCTGGTTAATTATCTCGCTAAGTCTTCTCGGCCTGTACTTCTCAACCCAAGGGAGCATAGGCATCACTTGCCTATCAGCGTGAACTGGGCGAGCAGGGCCTCAAGCTGAATCATCTCATTGGCCCCCTCTACGAGGCGGAAGTTGTACTCTCCGATTTTGTCCGCCAGCTGAACCTTCTTGGGCTCGCTTATGGGTAGGTTAAAGACTTCCCTGTGCATCTGGATTAGTACGTCCTCGCCGCTGAGACCCTGCTTGAGGAGGATCTCCCTGAGTTTCTCCCTCGCCTTGAGGAAGTTGCCCTCTAAAGCCAGTAGCATCATCTCTCTTATATCCTCCGGTCTTGCCCTGCTGGCTACTGTGAACACGTTCTCGTCGGTTATCTTCTTGTCGAGGGCTGCTGCAGCTTGCAAAACGTTGATGGCCCTCCTCAGGTCGCCCTCAGCAACGTAGAGGATTGCCTGAAGGCCCTCCTCCGTCAGCTCGAGGCCTTCTTGCTCAGCTATGTACTTCAGGCGCTTCGCGACGTCCTCATCGCTCAGGGGCCTGAAGCGGAAGATTGCACATCTGCTCTGGATGGGCTCAATGATTCTCGACGAATAATTCGCTGAGAGGATAAACCTCACGTTGTTCGAGAACATCTCCATCGTTCTCCTTAAGGCCTGTTGGGCATCTTGGGTTAAAGCATCTGCTTCGTCGAGGAAGATTATCTTGAAGCTTGCACCACCGATAGGCTTTGTTCTTGCGAATTCCTTTACTTTTTCCCTAATAACGTTTATCCCGCGCTCATCGCTCGCGTTTAATTCTAAAAAGTTGTGCCTCCAGTTTTCTCCGAAAAGCTCCCTCGCAAGGGCCAGAGCGCTGGTAGTCTTCCCAGTACCGGGCGGCCCAGCGAAGAGCAGATGCGGCATCGAGCCGGTCTTAACGTAGTGCTTGAGCCTCTTAATTATGTGCTCCTGACCTACTATATCATCGAGCCTTTGAGGCCTATACTTCTCAACCCACGGCTTCTCGAGAACTTTGACTTCTCTAACCTCCTCTGCCATACTCCCACCTGAAAAGAGTAGCGGGCGTAGAAGTATTAAAGGCTTTCCAAAAAAGAAGTTAGCCGAGAGCGGCAAGGAGCTTCTCGACGAACATCTTCTCGGGGTAGGCACCCTCAAACTGAACCTTGTCCTCTCCGTCCACTTGGATTACTATCTTGGGAACGGCCATAACGTTGTACTGGTCGGCCCACTCCGGGTACTCCATGGCCTCGACCATATCTCCCTTTATTTTGCCCTTGCCTGCGTTGGTGTTCTCGATGGCGAACTTGTGGGCCATCCTGACTGCCATCGGGCAGTAGGGGCAGGTAGGGGTTACGAAGACGAGTATCCTGACATCCCTGTCTATCCCCCGGATGGTCTCCTTGGTGTCGGGCATGAGGTCCGTCTGAGCGTTGCTGACGTCGACTATGTCCTCGAGGAATGCGGCGAACTCATGGCCGGCTGGGAGTCCAAAGTAGCGGACGCCCATATCCCTGCCGTCCTGGGTTATGGTGACAGCTGGAGCCCGGTCCACCTTGTACTGCTCAGCGATCTTCCTGCCCTCCTCCGTGTCGAAGTCATAAACCTCGTAGGTAAGCTTATCTGTGAGCTCTGAAAGCTCCTGCACAAGTTGCTTGAGTTGGTCACAGTACTGGCAGTGCTCTTTTCCGACGAAAACTATGAGCTTGACGGGATTTGTCATCTTGGAGAAGAACTCCTCCCGAATCACCTTCTTGTCCTCCTCACTGATAAGTCCCATATTCCTCACCTCCATCTAAACGTTTATAACCTCCGTGGGCAAACCTCAAGTTGATTCAAATCAAGGTTGCCAACCGAAGGTTGAATGAACACTATATAAGCTTTGCGCCACACATATGTGTAGGTGATGGTTATGAAGCCCGACATCTTTTACATCCTCGGGAACAGGGTCAGGCGGGATATACTATCCCACCTCACCTGCATGGAGTGTTACTTCAGCCTCCTCAGTAGTCGGGTAAGCGTGTCCTCGACGGCCGTTGCTAAGCACCTAAAGATTATGGAAAGAGAGGGTGTTCTGAAGTCCTACGAGAAGGAGGAGCGCTTCATAGGTCCCACAAAGAAGTACTACCAGATATCGGTGTCCCGCTCCTACGTCGTGACCTTAACACCCCACATGTTCTGGTACCGGGGTCTGGATCTTGATGCGGAGGAACTTGGGGACTTCATGATAAACCTCTCGGCCCTTAGGAAGGATCCCGAAGGTTTAAGGGAACTTCTAGCTGAATTTCTCAAGGCCAACCGGGAGCTTGAGAAGATTCTGGAGGCCTTCAGGCAGGTTGAATCCTACAGGAGCAGACTTATTAGGAAGATAAAGGATACGTACCTGAAAGAGATAGGGGATATGACAACGCTGGCCGTGCTTCATTACCTTCTCCTACATGGGGAAGCGACAATCGAGGAGCTCAGCGACAGGCTTAACCTCAAGGAGAGGGAGGTCAGGGAGAAAGTAAGGGAGCTGACTAAGTTCGTTCCGATAACGATAAAAGACGGTGTCATAAAGCTGGACGAGGAGAAAATACTTGCGGGGGGAGAATGATGCCGAGAAAAGTCAGGATTCTTGTCAACGAGGACAAGTGCTACCTCTGTGGTGGATGCGCCGGCGTCTGTCCGGCCCTCGCGATAAGAGTCGGCTCCAAGTGGGAGTTTTCCGGGGATAAATGCATCTCCTGCATGATATGTGTTAAGGCCTGTCCAGTTGGTGCCCTCACGGCCGAGGAGGTGTCCGGATGAGGTACGACGTCGTTGTAGTGGGGGCAGGTGTCGCTGGCCCGATAGTTGCAAGGAACGTTGCGAGGGCTGGCTTCTCGGTTCTGCTCATCGATAAGAAGGCCGCCATAGGAACCCCGAAGCAGTGCGCCGAGGGCATAAGCGTGAATGTCTTTGAGCAGTTCGACATCCCCTACGACAGGCGGTTCATAAACAGGGAGATATACGGGGCGAGGCTGTATTCGCCGAGTGGATACACCGCCGAGCTCAGGTACAAAAAGGTTAGCGGCGTTATTCTTGAGAGAAAGGTCTTCGACAAAATGCTCGCATACTATGCTGCCAAGGCCGGGGCGGACGTCCTTGCGAGGACTGAAGCTCTTGACGTTATCAGAAAGGACGGTAAAATCGTTGGAATAAAGGCAAAGCACGAGGGCGAGCTCATTGAAATATACGCTGACATTATAGTCACCGCCGACGGCGTCGAGAGCACCATCGCGAGGAAGGCTGGCATAGATACCTACGCTCCTCCCCACGAGTTCGACTCCTCCTATGAATACGAGATGCTCATTGAGGGCTACGATCCAGACCTTATCCACCTCTGGTTCGGCAATGAGGTAGCGCCGAGGGGTTACGTCTGGGTCTTCCCGAAGGACGAGGATAGGGCTAACGTGGGTATAGGGATAAACGCTGACAATCCGAGAACCGCTAAATACTACCTCGACAGGTGGCTCAAGGAGAACAACATAAACGCCAAGAAGCTACTCGAGATAAACGTCGGGCTAGTTCCGGTTGGCGGCTTTGTCAAGGAGCTCGCTAAGGAGAACGTGGTTGTAGTTGGAGACGCTGCAAGACAAGTCAACCCCATGCACGGCGGCGGCATGGCAGAGGCGATGAAGGCCGGAACAATGGCTGCCAAATGGATAGTCAGAGCCCTTGAGGAGGAGGATATCGGGCTCCTCCAGAACTACACGAAGGAATGGTGGGAGAAGGAAGGTCCAAGGATGGAAAGGCTTCTCAAGCTCAGGAGGGCCACTGAAAAGCTAACGGACGAGGATCTTGACCTCTTCATCCAGCTACTCAGTGGAATGGACTTGGAAAAGCTCGCGAGCGGGAACTACGCTGAGGTCATTAAAGTCCTCCTTAAGAATCCGAAGGTAATAATGAGTAAGAGGAGGCTCGAAATCCTCAGGGCCCTGCTATGAGGTCGTCGAAGGTGGGGCCCACCGGTAGCCTTCTCTTGTGTTCGCTTGTTTTTACTAGTTTTTCGACGTGTTCGACTTTTTCAATGGGGATTTCAAGTTCTTTGGCTATTTCCTCTGGGGATTTTTTCAAGTCAATGAGCCTCCATAGTATTTCGTCGAGGAGTTTGTAGTTTATTCCTAGTTCGTCTTCGTCTGTCTGGCCTTTCCAGAGGCCGGCGGTGGGTTCCTTTTCAATTATCCTCTTGGGAACGCCAAGCCTATCTGCGATGGCCCAGACCTCAGTTTTGTAGAGGTTTATGAGTGGGGCGTAATCACTTGCCCCATCACCCCACTTGGTGAAGTATCCAGTCAAAAATTCACTCCTGTTACTTGTCCCGAGAACTAACCGATTCATGCTGTTGGCATAGGCATAGAGTAAAATCATCCTAGCTCGAGCCATAATGTTGCCAAGAGTCTTCCTGTCGGGCTCAAAACCAAGCTGGGAAACCAGAGAATCAACAATAGGCTTAATGCTTATGACCCTACACTCAATGCCAAGAGTTTCACAAACTAATCTTGCATCCTCCAAATCCCCATTGTCGTAGTAGGGCATTATCAAACCAAGAACTTTCTCCCGCTCAAGGGCCCTAACAGCCAAAAATGCCGTGGTTGCGCTATCAACTCCTCCGCTTATCCCTATAACGACCCCACTCACTCCCGCCTCTCTGACCTTCCTCCTGATGAAGTCCACAATCCTTTCGATGGCAGCCTCGTAATCAAGCCTCCTCATAGCTCAGCCTCCCCCAGAAACTCCAGTATGTCTAGAAGTCTCCTATCCTTTACCCTCATAAGAACACCCGTAACCTCCTCTCTTCCAACCTTCCCAGCTTTGTAAAGGGCTATGGCCTTGATGCCCTCGAAGAAGTCCTTAATCTCCGGAAGGGCGGCCGCAAACATGGGCATGTTCCTGTACACGAGCTCGAAATCGTCTTCGAGGATGAGTTGCCAGACGACGTCTATGAGGGCGTCGAAGGCGACTTCGAACTGCTCTGTTTCCTTAGACTCTACGAGGGCGTAGAGGCATTCTTGAAGGGCAGCCTCGTAGTTGTCCTCCTCCTCGAATATCTCTTCGAAGGCGAGGTGCAGCTGAGCTCTTAGGGCGGGTGTTTTAACCCTCGGAAGGAGGGCTGCAAGCATTGCCTTGGCTTCATCAACCTTTCCGAGTTCGAACGTCACGTAGCCTTCGTATATTTTCACGTGGAGGAGGTCTTCCTCAGCTCCAAGCTCCTCCAAGATTTCTTCTGCCTTCTTCAGTAGCTCTAGGGCCTTTTCGTACTCGTGGAGTTCCTCGTGGATGAGGGCCATGTTGTAATACACCTTTGCTAGGTTCTCCCTGTTCCCCCTGCTCGCCTCCTCCTCGATGAGTCCCCTGTAAATTTCGAGGGCCTTCTCGGGATTGCCGAGTAGGAAGTGCAGATCGGCGAGGTGAAACTTGACCTCGAATCCGTCCTTCTCTGCCAGCTTCTCGAAGTCTTCAAGCTTGTCTATTCCGAAGACTTCGGCATAGTAGTACAGAACGAGCTTGTAGAGCTCATAGTCCTCACTCTTCTTAGCGAGCTCCTCAGCCTTTTCGAGAACCTCTCTGAGCTCCTCGTCGCTCAGCTCGTCTGCCTTCAGGTAAAGCAACCGGGCGACTTCTTTCGTGTTCCCCCTCTCAATGGCTTTCATAAGCTCCTCCATTCTCGCACCTCCAGTTCATCGTTCGTGCCAAATCACCTTAAACCTGTCGATGAGGATGACGGTTTCCTCAAGTTTCGCACCCGTCAGGGAATCCACGATGACTAGGGAGACCGAGACGTAGAGTGTGCCACTGACTGGAAGGCTTCCCTCGAACTCGATCCTCATCCAGGAGTTCTTAACGTCCATCGTAGCGTTGGGAATGCCCAAGTTCTGGACTAAGATAGCTTTAACCTCGTCCTCGCTGAGGAATGGAACGTATGATTCTCCATATTTGAGGGAAAGTGCCACGGGGTTGTAATCGAGGAAAAATTTGGCGAACTCCTCCGGCGGAATTATCAGGGTCTCGTTTGTCTCCTCTATCCAGCCATTTGGTGTCAGCGTGTAGACCTTATTCCCCTCAATCCTTAGCCTTATGGGAACCCTGATGTTATCGGGAAGGGTCGTTATCGTCGAGTTCACGTAGGCTTTTGTTCCCTCGACAGTGGCGTTCCTCTCAATGGCCATCCTCACGGTCTCCGTGAACGTCTCGTTTTCATCTTCGATTGTTATCGTTATGTTTACTTCTACGTGCTCCCAGTAGGTGTATGCCGTAGGAAATGACCGTGCCTCTTCGGTGCTCGTAAGCGTTTCGGTCACAGTGGGCGTTGGAGATGGGGGCGTTATCACCTCCCTCGGTTGAGAAGTCGTTGTCGTGCCCTCACCAAGGCATCCCGCCGTGAGGATAACCAGGATTAGAGCTATAACTATGCTCCTCATTGTGATCCCCAGCAGAATTGGGAAACAGTTTAAATAAAGGTTGACCCACAGTCCTCGGGGTGTGGAGATGAAGGTGGCCCTCTTCAGGAAGCCCGAGGACTTTGACATAGAGAAGGCCGTTTCCCTTGTCTCGTCTCCCGAGGTCGGTGGGGTGGTTATATTCCTGGGAAAGGTTAGGGAGGAAAACTTCGGTAGAAGGGTTTTGAAGCTTATATACGAGGCCTACGAGGAGATGGCACTCGCGGAAATGGAGAGGATAAGGGAGGAGGCCCTGAGGAAGTTCCCCCTAAAAGACATCCTAATATGGCATAGGGTGGGAGAACTAGAGATTGGAGAGAACACCATACTCATCGTCGCCGCCGGAAAGCACAGAAAAGAGGCATTCGAAGCTTGCTCGTGGGTCGTTGATGAGGTAAAGAGGCGAGTTCCCATATGGAAGAAAGAGGTTACGGAGGAGGGCGAGTTCTGGATAGAGGGAAACACGGCAAGACCTGCGCGCTGATTTTCGCTTTTTGAGTGACTACTAGCAGTGGTGTGCAAAATCCGTATAGAAAAAGTTAATATAGCGAGAATGCGGCACTCTAATCGGTGATTTTCGTGGAGAGGGTAAGTGCCGTAGGGATGGATGTGACTATTAGAGCGGGAAGAATCACGACCGTGGGGAAGCCGCCATGGGCTGAAGTCCAGCACAAGGGCAAGCTTGAGAGGCTTATACTTCAACTTGGCATAGGGAAAGGAAAGTTCTTGGAGGCCAAGGGCATTCCAAGGAGCATTGG belongs to Pyrococcus yayanosii CH1 and includes:
- the surR gene encoding sulfur metabolism transcriptional regulator SurR — translated: MKPDIFYILGNRVRRDILSHLTCMECYFSLLSSRVSVSSTAVAKHLKIMEREGVLKSYEKEERFIGPTKKYYQISVSRSYVVTLTPHMFWYRGLDLDAEELGDFMINLSALRKDPEGLRELLAEFLKANRELEKILEAFRQVESYRSRLIRKIKDTYLKEIGDMTTLAVLHYLLLHGEATIEELSDRLNLKEREVREKVRELTKFVPITIKDGVIKLDEEKILAGGE
- a CDS encoding DUF362 domain-containing protein codes for the protein MPRKVRILVNEDKCYLCGGCAGVCPALAIRVGSKWEFSGDKCISCMICVKACPVGALTAEEVSG
- a CDS encoding geranylgeranyl reductase family protein — protein: MRYDVVVVGAGVAGPIVARNVARAGFSVLLIDKKAAIGTPKQCAEGISVNVFEQFDIPYDRRFINREIYGARLYSPSGYTAELRYKKVSGVILERKVFDKMLAYYAAKAGADVLARTEALDVIRKDGKIVGIKAKHEGELIEIYADIIVTADGVESTIARKAGIDTYAPPHEFDSSYEYEMLIEGYDPDLIHLWFGNEVAPRGYVWVFPKDEDRANVGIGINADNPRTAKYYLDRWLKENNINAKKLLEINVGLVPVGGFVKELAKENVVVVGDAARQVNPMHGGGMAEAMKAGTMAAKWIVRALEEEDIGLLQNYTKEWWEKEGPRMERLLKLRRATEKLTDEDLDLFIQLLSGMDLEKLASGNYAEVIKVLLKNPKVIMSKRRLEILRALL
- a CDS encoding NAD+ synthase, with the translated sequence MRRLDYEAAIERIVDFIRRKVREAGVSGVVIGISGGVDSATTAFLAVRALEREKVLGLIMPYYDNGDLEDARLVCETLGIECRVISIKPIVDSLVSQLGFEPDRKTLGNIMARARMILLYAYANSMNRLVLGTSNRSEFLTGYFTKWGDGASDYAPLINLYKTEVWAIADRLGVPKRIIEKEPTAGLWKGQTDEDELGINYKLLDEILWRLIDLKKSPEEIAKELEIPIEKVEHVEKLVKTSEHKRRLPVGPTFDDLIAGP
- a CDS encoding tetratricopeptide repeat protein, translated to MEELMKAIERGNTKEVARLLYLKADELSDEELREVLEKAEELAKKSEDYELYKLVLYYYAEVFGIDKLEDFEKLAEKDGFEVKFHLADLHFLLGNPEKALEIYRGLIEEEASRGNRENLAKVYYNMALIHEELHEYEKALELLKKAEEILEELGAEEDLLHVKIYEGYVTFELGKVDEAKAMLAALLPRVKTPALRAQLHLAFEEIFEEEDNYEAALQECLYALVESKETEQFEVAFDALIDVVWQLILEDDFELVYRNMPMFAAALPEIKDFFEGIKAIALYKAGKVGREEVTGVLMRVKDRRLLDILEFLGEAEL
- a CDS encoding molybdenum cofactor biosynthesis protein MoaE, whose amino-acid sequence is MKVALFRKPEDFDIEKAVSLVSSPEVGGVVIFLGKVREENFGRRVLKLIYEAYEEMALAEMERIREEALRKFPLKDILIWHRVGELEIGENTILIVAAGKHRKEAFEACSWVVDEVKRRVPIWKKEVTEEGEFWIEGNTARPAR